In Rhodococcus rhodochrous, a single genomic region encodes these proteins:
- a CDS encoding RNA polymerase sigma factor, whose translation MGHHPGRPDRELAAALRNGEPDATAAVFDRFAPGLYAYACGFVAVSSASDVVYDAVWTATARIRSLRDEGLLRAWLYAVVRAECIRALERTGSALEYLPAADPAYQAASDVLDVREAVHLLDGTAREVVDLTVRHHFSSHEIEAMLGSAGDGRVLAHAQDFVDRAVPRVPNALGTFSLLPFTPLPAHLRGRLLAVQPSEAELLDLGRRLEPLDREGFPRRDRRAKRTVPVIAASIAAFAVLGVGALFVFPQAESVERPVLRPAAEPTLDVGSPVATTTTAAPAETTTTTEPAETTPDEPEVDAPVATSTSAPTAESAAETTAAPTTTATSTAGGFTRRGGPGRGTEPDEDRPRRDTEESDAPSTGTPRPTTTGAPTTPRPMPTLPTFPPRGGA comes from the coding sequence ATGGGGCACCACCCCGGACGTCCGGACCGCGAACTCGCCGCAGCGTTGCGGAACGGGGAGCCGGACGCCACGGCAGCGGTCTTCGACCGTTTCGCCCCCGGCCTGTACGCGTACGCGTGCGGCTTCGTCGCCGTGTCGTCGGCATCGGACGTCGTGTACGACGCGGTCTGGACGGCGACCGCGCGGATCCGGTCGCTGCGCGACGAGGGTCTCCTCCGGGCCTGGCTCTACGCCGTGGTCCGCGCCGAATGCATCCGCGCGCTCGAGCGCACCGGCTCCGCACTCGAATATCTCCCCGCGGCCGACCCCGCCTATCAGGCCGCCTCCGACGTACTCGATGTCCGGGAGGCGGTCCACCTGCTCGACGGCACCGCCCGCGAGGTCGTCGACCTCACGGTGCGGCATCACTTCTCGTCCCACGAGATCGAGGCGATGCTCGGTTCCGCCGGCGACGGACGTGTCCTCGCCCATGCGCAGGACTTCGTCGACCGCGCGGTGCCCCGCGTGCCGAACGCGCTCGGAACGTTCTCGCTTCTCCCCTTCACCCCGCTACCCGCGCACCTGCGGGGACGGCTGCTCGCGGTGCAGCCCTCGGAGGCGGAACTGCTCGATCTCGGGCGTCGACTCGAACCGTTGGACCGGGAGGGCTTCCCCCGTCGCGACCGTCGCGCGAAGCGCACCGTTCCCGTCATCGCGGCATCGATCGCGGCGTTCGCGGTGCTGGGCGTCGGTGCGTTGTTCGTGTTCCCTCAGGCCGAATCCGTCGAGCGACCGGTCCTGCGTCCTGCCGCCGAGCCGACGCTCGACGTCGGGTCGCCGGTCGCGACGACCACGACCGCGGCGCCGGCCGAGACCACGACGACCACCGAGCCTGCGGAGACGACGCCGGACGAACCCGAGGTCGACGCCCCGGTGGCGACCAGCACCTCGGCACCGACCGCCGAGTCCGCTGCGGAAACCACCGCCGCCCCCACCACCACGGCGACGTCGACCGCCGGGGGCTTCACCAGGCGCGGCGGGCCGGGGCGCGGGACCGAGCCGGACGAGGACCGTCCTCGCCGGGACACGGAGGAGAGCGACGCGCCGAGCACCGGGACGCCCCGACCCACCACCACGGGTGCACCCACCACACCGCGGCCGATGCCCACGCTGCCGACCTTCCCTCCGCGCGGCGGCGCGTGA
- a CDS encoding SRPBCC family protein, producing the protein MEIGSISRTYDGRVALRFERSFPHPPEKVWRVLTDPQHLRAWFPADVEFELTPGATLEFRSTQEQTRRFGLPEGHTTMGSVLTVRPARVLEYLWDTDVLHWELTPDGSGGCWLTLTHTTDDEEDALAHGAAWHAGFEVVEAQLEERPVDWSIWDRAAELSAHYQGSSG; encoded by the coding sequence ATGGAAATCGGCAGCATCTCGCGTACCTATGACGGGCGGGTGGCCCTGCGGTTCGAACGCTCGTTCCCCCACCCGCCGGAGAAGGTGTGGAGGGTCCTGACCGATCCTCAACATCTCCGCGCCTGGTTCCCTGCCGACGTCGAGTTCGAGCTCACACCCGGCGCGACACTCGAATTCCGCTCCACACAGGAGCAGACCCGCCGCTTCGGCCTGCCCGAAGGGCACACCACCATGGGCAGTGTGCTCACGGTGCGGCCCGCGCGGGTCCTGGAATACCTCTGGGACACCGACGTTCTGCACTGGGAACTCACCCCCGACGGCTCCGGCGGGTGCTGGCTCACCCTCACCCACACCACCGACGACGAGGAGGACGCCCTCGCACACGGCGCCGCCTGGCACGCCGGGTTCGAGGTGGTCGAGGCGCAGTTGGAGGAACGTCCGGTCGACTGGTCGATCTGGGACCGCGCAGCCGAACTCAGCGCGCACTACCAGGGAAGCTCGGGCTGA
- a CDS encoding oxidoreductase codes for MAPDATTSLVGRTVVVTGATSGVGEATARALGAAGATVVLAGRNLDRGKRIADEIGPRAEMMPLDLADLSAIHAFADAFADRRIDVLVNNAGVMAVPLRRTADGFEMQIGTNHLGHFALTGLLLPRITGRIVTVSSAAHLIGRIDLDDLNWEHRPYNRAAGYAQSKLANLLFALELERRLAAARSPLRAVAAHPGYAATEVGSHTGTWFDRLFGFGKKILQRTPDQGAESVVLAASDPGIAGGYIGPRFLLFGAPGVATVGRRARDRETAARLWELSEKLTGVHFEID; via the coding sequence TTGGCGCCTGACGCCACCACATCGCTGGTCGGCCGCACCGTCGTCGTGACGGGGGCCACCAGCGGTGTGGGCGAAGCAACGGCCCGCGCCCTCGGGGCTGCCGGCGCCACCGTCGTCCTTGCCGGTCGCAACCTCGACCGGGGCAAGCGCATCGCCGACGAGATCGGCCCCCGGGCCGAGATGATGCCGCTCGATCTCGCCGACCTCTCGGCGATCCATGCCTTCGCGGACGCCTTCGCCGATCGCCGGATCGATGTCCTGGTCAACAACGCCGGGGTCATGGCGGTGCCGCTGCGTCGCACCGCCGACGGGTTCGAGATGCAGATCGGAACGAACCATCTCGGACACTTCGCCCTGACCGGACTGCTGTTGCCGCGTATCACCGGCCGCATCGTCACGGTGTCGAGCGCCGCCCACCTGATCGGCCGGATCGATCTCGACGACCTCAACTGGGAGCACCGCCCGTACAATCGCGCCGCGGGGTACGCACAGTCGAAGCTCGCGAACCTGTTGTTCGCGCTCGAGCTCGAACGACGCCTCGCCGCTGCCCGCTCACCGCTGCGCGCCGTCGCGGCCCATCCGGGCTACGCGGCCACCGAGGTGGGCAGCCACACCGGGACGTGGTTCGACCGGCTGTTCGGTTTCGGCAAGAAGATCCTGCAGCGCACCCCGGACCAGGGGGCCGAATCGGTCGTGCTCGCCGCCTCCGATCCGGGCATCGCGGGCGGCTACATCGGCCCGCGCTTCCTCCTCTTCGGCGCGCCCGGTGTCGCCACCGTGGGTCGTCGCGCCCGCGACCGCGAGACCGCGGCGCGGCTGTGGGAGTTGTCGGAGAAGCTCACCGGAGTGCACTTCGAGATCGACTGA
- a CDS encoding oxidoreductase, with translation MGWTTNDIPDQSGRTMVVTGANSGLGAETARALARAGAEVVLACRDVTKGEAVAADLGDRVTVRRLDLADLASVRAFADEVRAEHERIDVLVNNAGVMAVPLRRTADGFEMQIGTNHFGHFALTGLLLDRISDRVVTVSSTMHRFGSVDLDDIDWERRRYERWLAYGQSKLANLLFAYELQRRLTAAGSNVRSLAAHPGYSSTNLQYRSESWHGKIVELVTPIIGQSPQQGALPTLYAATSPDAEPGGYYGPDSFFEMRGHPKRVQSTSRSRDEILARRLWELSERLCSVEFSMP, from the coding sequence ATGGGGTGGACCACGAACGATATTCCGGATCAGTCGGGACGCACGATGGTCGTGACGGGGGCCAACAGCGGGCTCGGTGCCGAGACCGCCCGGGCGCTGGCGCGCGCCGGTGCCGAGGTGGTGCTCGCCTGCCGCGATGTCACCAAGGGCGAGGCGGTTGCGGCCGACCTCGGAGACCGCGTCACCGTGCGACGTCTGGACCTGGCGGATCTCGCGTCGGTCCGTGCGTTCGCCGACGAGGTGCGTGCCGAGCACGAGCGCATCGACGTCCTGGTCAACAATGCCGGTGTCATGGCGGTGCCGCTGCGGCGGACGGCCGACGGTTTCGAGATGCAGATCGGGACCAATCACTTCGGTCACTTCGCGCTCACCGGGTTGCTGCTCGATCGCATCTCCGATCGGGTGGTGACGGTCAGCAGCACGATGCACCGCTTCGGCAGCGTCGATCTCGACGACATCGACTGGGAACGCCGCCGCTACGAGCGGTGGCTCGCCTACGGGCAGTCGAAGCTCGCGAACCTGCTGTTCGCGTACGAACTGCAGCGGCGCCTGACCGCCGCCGGATCGAACGTGAGGTCGCTTGCCGCCCATCCGGGTTATTCGTCGACGAATCTGCAGTACCGCAGCGAATCCTGGCACGGGAAGATCGTCGAACTCGTCACCCCGATCATCGGGCAGTCCCCGCAGCAGGGTGCGCTCCCGACGCTCTACGCGGCGACCTCGCCGGATGCGGAGCCGGGCGGCTACTACGGGCCGGATTCCTTCTTCGAGATGCGCGGTCACCCGAAGCGGGTGCAGTCCACCTCGCGGTCACGCGACGAGATCCTGGCGCGCAGGTTGTGGGAACTGTCGGAGCGGCTGTGCTCCGTCGAGTTCTCGATGCCCTAA
- a CDS encoding IS5 family transposase (programmed frameshift), translating to MSSRLVPDALWEIVEPLLPEFRARPQGGGRAAIDDRAVFTAIVYVLTSGCAWRHLPPSFGVSVPTAHRRFTTWVRAGVFDELHRRVLDRLGAGGDLDWSAAILDAAHVRAKRGGSLTGPSPVDRGKNGSKIHILSDADGIPLVTAVTSANTHDSVMLQPMVAAIPAVRSRRGPRRRRPGRLRADKGYDYPVHRRWLRARGIVPRIARRGVDSSERLGRYRWKIERTLAWLSGYRRLTMRYERHGENFASFLQLAAALTCFKKLTK from the exons TTGTCTTCCCGGCTGGTACCGGATGCGTTGTGGGAGATCGTCGAACCGTTGCTGCCCGAATTCCGGGCGCGGCCCCAAGGCGGCGGCCGGGCGGCGATCGATGATCGGGCGGTGTTCACCGCGATCGTCTACGTGCTCACCAGCGGCTGTGCCTGGCGGCACCTGCCACCGTCGTTCGGGGTCAGCGTTCCGACCGCACACCGCCGCTTCACCACCTGGGTTCGGGCCGGGGTGTTCGACGAGCTGCACCGCCGGGTCCTCGATCGGCTCGGTGCCGGTGGGGACCTGGACTGGTCCGCCGCGATCCTGGACGCAGCGCACGTGCGGGCGAAAAGGG GGGGCTCTCTGACCGGTCCCAGCCCGGTCGATCGAGGCAAGAACGGCTCGAAGATCCACATCCTCTCCGATGCCGACGGCATTCCCCTCGTCACGGCGGTGACCTCGGCGAACACCCACGACAGTGTCATGCTGCAACCCATGGTCGCTGCGATTCCGGCGGTGCGTTCGCGTCGCGGTCCGCGGCGCCGCCGACCCGGCCGGTTGCGGGCGGACAAGGGTTACGACTATCCCGTGCACCGCCGGTGGCTGCGGGCCCGGGGCATCGTTCCGCGGATCGCCCGCCGCGGCGTCGACAGCAGCGAACGCCTCGGCCGTTACCGGTGGAAGATCGAACGCACCCTGGCTTGGCTGAGCGGCTATCGCCGGCTGACGATGCGCTACGAACGTCACGGTGAGAACTTTGCTTCCTTTCTCCAACTCGCCGCTGCGCTGACCTGCTTCAAGAAACTCACCAAATGA
- a CDS encoding aspartate/glutamate racemase family protein, with the protein MFIKVVNPNTTWSMTATIEACARAVAGPGTRVEAVSPSMGPPSIESHYDEALAVPGILTEIEKGERDGVDGYVIACFGDPGLDAARELAGGPVVGIAEAAMHTAAVLGRGFSVVTTLARTTGRAWDLAHRYGMGDACRGVHACDLPVLALDSDPDARKIVTEACLDALYEDGSDAIVLGCAGMADLCAHISAEIGVPVVDGVAAATLTVQSLVTMGLATGKRGEFATPPPKRYAGLLDGFTTGG; encoded by the coding sequence ATGTTCATCAAGGTCGTCAACCCGAACACCACGTGGTCGATGACCGCCACGATCGAGGCGTGTGCCCGGGCCGTCGCAGGCCCGGGCACACGCGTCGAGGCGGTCAGCCCCTCGATGGGGCCTCCGTCGATCGAGAGCCACTACGACGAGGCGCTCGCCGTGCCGGGCATCCTCACCGAGATCGAGAAGGGTGAACGCGACGGCGTCGACGGCTACGTCATCGCGTGCTTCGGCGATCCCGGACTGGACGCGGCGCGCGAGCTCGCCGGTGGGCCCGTCGTCGGCATCGCCGAGGCCGCCATGCACACCGCCGCGGTCCTGGGGCGCGGATTCTCCGTCGTCACGACGCTGGCCCGCACGACCGGACGCGCGTGGGACCTCGCGCACCGCTACGGCATGGGCGACGCGTGCCGGGGCGTGCACGCGTGCGACCTGCCGGTGCTGGCCCTCGACAGCGATCCCGACGCACGCAAGATCGTCACGGAGGCGTGCCTCGACGCCCTGTACGAGGACGGGTCCGACGCCATCGTGCTCGGTTGCGCCGGGATGGCCGACCTGTGCGCCCACATCTCCGCGGAGATCGGGGTGCCGGTGGTCGACGGTGTCGCGGCCGCGACGCTGACCGTGCAGTCGCTGGTCACGATGGGCCTGGCGACCGGCAAGCGAGGCGAGTTCGCGACGCCCCCACCGAAGCGCTATGCGGGACTGCTCGACGGGTTCACGACGGGCGGATGA
- a CDS encoding pseudouridine synthase, with amino-acid sequence MPEAPLPVRDGLNPTRLRLPENPSWETIAEFLLTRFPNDATRIAEKIESGEVVVQDGTAVTFSTPYVPREFVYLYRDPPAEPRVPFEIDVLHRDENLLVVDKPHFLATTPRGSWVTETAVVRLRKELDLPELSPVHRLDRLTAGVLVFTVRREARRAYQMLFDRRLVEKEYEAIAPAAPRLDFPREVRSRIVKERGVLQAREVDGPVNAVTSIDVVDTAGDRARYRLRPETGRTHQLRVHMNSLGIPILGDNLYPEVYEVGPQDYSNPLQLLARSLSFHDPITGRPTRFVSRRNLAAWSNSTPGPR; translated from the coding sequence GTGCCCGAAGCTCCCCTCCCCGTTCGCGACGGCCTGAACCCCACCCGCCTGCGACTGCCGGAAAATCCCAGCTGGGAGACCATAGCGGAGTTCCTGCTCACGCGCTTTCCGAACGATGCGACGCGCATCGCGGAGAAGATCGAATCCGGCGAAGTGGTCGTACAGGACGGCACAGCGGTCACATTCTCGACCCCGTACGTCCCACGCGAATTCGTGTATCTCTACCGTGATCCGCCCGCCGAACCGCGCGTCCCCTTCGAGATCGACGTGCTCCACCGCGACGAGAACCTGCTCGTCGTGGACAAACCACACTTCCTGGCGACCACCCCTCGCGGCTCCTGGGTGACGGAGACCGCCGTGGTCCGGTTGCGCAAGGAACTGGACCTGCCCGAACTGTCCCCCGTCCATCGGCTCGATCGGCTCACGGCGGGCGTCCTGGTGTTCACCGTCCGGCGCGAGGCGCGACGCGCGTACCAGATGCTGTTCGACCGGCGTCTCGTCGAGAAGGAGTACGAGGCGATCGCCCCGGCCGCGCCGCGCCTCGACTTCCCTCGCGAGGTCCGCAGCCGCATCGTCAAGGAGCGCGGCGTGCTGCAGGCCCGCGAGGTCGACGGTCCCGTCAACGCCGTGACCTCGATCGATGTGGTGGACACGGCCGGCGACCGTGCGCGTTACCGTCTGCGTCCCGAGACCGGCCGGACGCATCAACTCCGGGTACACATGAACTCGCTCGGAATCCCCATCCTCGGCGACAACCTCTATCCTGAGGTGTACGAGGTTGGGCCGCAGGACTATTCGAATCCGCTGCAGCTTCTGGCGAGATCCCTGTCGTTCCACGATCCGATCACAGGTCGGCCGACCCGCTTCGTAAGCCGACGAAACCTGGCAGCATGGAGTAACAGCACACCAGGACCCCGCTGA
- a CDS encoding flavodoxin domain-containing protein gives MKVLVSVASRHGSTAEIATALAASMRHHGAQVDVNAPEHVDEVDAYDVVVLGSAVYRSRWLRSAREFAERYAAELRERDVYLFSSGPVASGGRSVNTCYDACAVAERVGAVEHRTFPGKLDPAVLGTGERMVVRMVGAPCGDFRDWDAVGAWGARIVAHTSAREHDLGGVGSAPVRRGARR, from the coding sequence ATGAAGGTTCTTGTTTCGGTGGCCAGTCGGCACGGCTCGACCGCGGAGATCGCGACAGCGCTGGCCGCGTCGATGCGTCACCACGGCGCGCAGGTCGACGTGAACGCGCCCGAACATGTCGACGAGGTCGACGCGTACGACGTCGTGGTGCTCGGCAGCGCCGTCTACCGCAGTCGCTGGCTGCGCAGCGCGCGGGAGTTCGCGGAGCGGTACGCGGCCGAACTGCGGGAACGCGACGTCTATCTGTTCTCTTCGGGCCCGGTCGCTTCGGGCGGAAGGTCGGTGAACACGTGCTACGACGCGTGCGCCGTCGCCGAGCGGGTCGGGGCCGTCGAACATCGCACCTTCCCGGGGAAGCTCGATCCGGCGGTGCTCGGCACCGGCGAACGGATGGTCGTCAGGATGGTCGGCGCCCCCTGCGGCGACTTCCGGGACTGGGACGCGGTCGGAGCCTGGGGCGCGCGCATCGTGGCACACACGTCCGCCCGGGAGCACGATCTCGGCGGCGTCGGTTCGGCTCCCGTGCGACGTGGGGCGCGCCGCTAG
- a CDS encoding GNAT family N-acetyltransferase, giving the protein MPSIHHAPLRKTDPESLYRIVALRTDVFVFEQGITSEPELDGRDLDPTTELFWTREGDEVLATLRVLHDDGDVAHIGRVATARHARGRGLAAELIEAALGTCPGVVDISAQAYLEHWYARFGFVRTGANYLEAGIDHVPMRRTP; this is encoded by the coding sequence GTGCCGTCCATCCACCATGCACCGCTGAGGAAGACCGACCCCGAGAGCCTGTACCGGATCGTCGCCCTGCGGACCGACGTGTTCGTCTTCGAGCAGGGCATCACCAGTGAACCGGAACTCGACGGCCGCGATCTCGACCCGACCACCGAACTGTTCTGGACACGGGAGGGCGACGAGGTCCTCGCGACGCTGCGCGTGCTCCACGACGACGGGGACGTCGCCCATATCGGTCGTGTCGCCACCGCCCGGCACGCACGCGGGCGCGGCCTCGCCGCGGAGCTGATCGAGGCGGCGCTCGGGACCTGCCCGGGGGTGGTCGACATCTCGGCGCAGGCATACCTGGAGCACTGGTACGCGCGATTCGGGTTCGTGCGCACCGGAGCGAACTATCTCGAGGCCGGGATCGACCACGTGCCGATGCGCCGCACCCCGTGA
- a CDS encoding GntR family transcriptional regulator, producing the protein MAPRRRSALLDELRVDVPGRPQDVILEELRRAFLSGAAPPGTPIPVGEVAELFGVSRIPVREALKTLIGEGLVTHRQNHGYIVAQLTIAELREMYLVRETLESASLAAAVRNATEEDDRRVEESHLLLERAVREGDSRGYHRESRVFHMALTRPSRMHRLLHMLEYAWNITEPVQPMVHVSDSERAELHREHEAMLTAFLARDTDALLAASEHHNRHLDVAISGLTAESGLLPAEDIQFG; encoded by the coding sequence GTGGCACCACGCCGTAGATCCGCGTTGCTGGACGAGCTGCGCGTCGACGTGCCGGGCCGCCCGCAGGACGTGATCCTCGAGGAGTTGCGCCGCGCCTTCCTCTCCGGAGCCGCTCCCCCGGGCACCCCGATTCCCGTCGGGGAGGTCGCAGAATTGTTCGGGGTCAGCCGCATCCCGGTCCGGGAGGCGCTCAAGACCCTCATCGGCGAAGGTCTCGTGACCCACCGGCAGAACCACGGGTACATCGTCGCCCAGCTGACGATCGCGGAACTACGCGAGATGTACCTCGTCCGTGAGACTCTCGAATCGGCGTCGCTCGCGGCAGCCGTACGCAACGCCACCGAGGAGGACGACCGGCGCGTCGAGGAGTCGCATCTCCTTCTCGAACGCGCTGTGCGGGAAGGCGACTCGCGTGGCTATCACCGCGAGAGCCGCGTCTTCCACATGGCTCTGACCCGGCCGTCCCGCATGCACCGCCTGCTGCACATGCTCGAATACGCCTGGAACATCACCGAACCCGTGCAGCCGATGGTGCACGTGAGCGATTCCGAACGCGCCGAGCTCCATCGCGAGCACGAGGCGATGCTCACCGCCTTCCTCGCGCGCGACACCGACGCGCTGCTCGCGGCGTCCGAACACCACAATCGGCACCTCGACGTAGCCATCTCCGGCCTCACCGCCGAGTCCGGTCTGCTGCCCGCGGAAGATATACAGTTCGGGTAA
- a CDS encoding NCS1 family nucleobase:cation symporter-1 has protein sequence MTEVLTPSAGDVPAAPPPSATGYDPRLTNDDLAPLKNQRWGSYNIFAFWMSDVHSVGGYVTAGSLFALGLASWQVLVALLVGITIVYFFCNLVAKPSQVTGVPYPVICRSVFGVLGANIPAIIRGLIAVAWYGIQTFLASAALDVVLIKLFPSLAPYAVVEDYGFAGLSALGWVSFLTLWVLQACVFWRGMESIRRFIDFCGPAVYVVMFLLCGYLISQSGWSAIDLTLGEVTHTGWSSVPVMLGAIALVVSYFSGPMLNFGDFSRYGKSYAAVKKGNFLGLPVNFLVFSLLVVITASLTLPVYGELITDPVETVARIDSTFAIVLGALTFAIATIGINIVANFISPAFDFSNVSPQKISWRAGGMIAAVGSVLITPWNLYNNPEVIHYTLETLGAFIGPLFGILIADYYLVRKQRVIVDDLFTMSEKGAYFYRKGYNPAAVIATVVGAVVAMIPVLFNDAPGMGTAAQYSWFIGCGLGFAVYHLLATRTRLAVRLPDRVAQEAV, from the coding sequence ATGACCGAAGTGCTGACACCGAGCGCCGGTGACGTCCCCGCCGCACCCCCGCCGTCCGCGACCGGATACGACCCGCGGTTGACCAACGACGACCTCGCCCCGCTGAAGAACCAGCGGTGGGGTTCGTACAACATCTTCGCGTTCTGGATGTCCGACGTCCACAGCGTGGGCGGGTACGTCACCGCCGGCAGCCTGTTCGCTCTCGGTCTGGCCAGCTGGCAGGTCCTCGTGGCCCTGCTCGTGGGCATCACGATCGTCTACTTCTTCTGCAATCTCGTCGCCAAGCCCAGCCAGGTCACCGGCGTGCCCTATCCGGTGATCTGCCGCAGCGTCTTCGGTGTCCTCGGCGCGAACATCCCCGCGATCATCCGCGGTCTGATCGCGGTGGCGTGGTACGGGATCCAGACCTTCCTCGCCTCGGCGGCACTCGACGTGGTGTTGATCAAGCTGTTCCCCTCGCTCGCGCCCTACGCGGTGGTCGAGGACTACGGGTTCGCCGGCCTGTCCGCACTCGGATGGGTCAGCTTCCTGACGCTCTGGGTGCTGCAGGCCTGCGTGTTCTGGCGCGGCATGGAGTCGATCCGACGGTTCATCGACTTCTGCGGCCCGGCCGTCTACGTCGTGATGTTCCTGCTGTGCGGTTACCTGATCTCCCAGTCCGGTTGGAGCGCAATCGATCTGACCCTCGGCGAGGTCACGCACACCGGCTGGTCGTCGGTGCCGGTCATGCTCGGCGCGATCGCCCTGGTGGTCTCGTACTTCTCCGGCCCGATGCTCAACTTCGGCGACTTCTCCCGGTACGGGAAGTCCTACGCCGCGGTGAAGAAGGGCAACTTCCTCGGTCTGCCGGTGAACTTCCTGGTCTTCTCGTTGCTCGTGGTGATCACCGCGTCGCTCACACTGCCCGTCTACGGTGAACTGATCACCGACCCCGTCGAGACCGTCGCCCGCATCGATTCGACCTTCGCGATCGTGCTCGGCGCACTGACCTTCGCCATCGCCACCATCGGCATCAACATCGTCGCGAACTTCATCTCCCCGGCCTTCGACTTCTCGAACGTCAGCCCGCAGAAGATCAGCTGGCGCGCCGGCGGCATGATCGCCGCGGTGGGCTCGGTGCTCATCACCCCGTGGAATCTGTACAACAACCCCGAGGTCATCCACTACACCCTCGAAACTCTGGGTGCGTTCATCGGTCCGCTGTTCGGCATCCTCATCGCCGACTACTACCTCGTGCGCAAGCAGAGGGTGATCGTCGACGACCTGTTCACGATGTCGGAGAAGGGCGCGTACTTCTACCGCAAGGGCTACAACCCGGCCGCGGTGATCGCGACCGTCGTCGGCGCCGTGGTCGCGATGATTCCCGTGCTGTTCAACGATGCTCCCGGTATGGGTACCGCCGCCCAGTACAGCTGGTTCATCGGCTGCGGTCTCGGCTTCGCCGTCTACCACCTGCTCGCGACCCGCACTCGTCTCGCAGTCCGTCTCCCCGACCGGGTCGCACAGGAAGCAGTCTGA